GCTCGCGGGCAGCTCCTCGGCGCGCACCGGCACCCCGGAGAGATCCTTGCGCATGTCCTCGGGCAGGGCCGCCACCGCGCGGGCCACGTCCTCGCGGAACTCGGCCGCGGAGGGCATGGGCGGCACCGGGAAGTCCTGCGGCGAGAGGGCATGCGCCTTGTCGAAGTGCACCTGGGCCTGCTTCCACTTGCCCTCGCGCTCCATCAACAGGCCCAGGTGGTAATGGGCGTGCGCGCCGCGCTCCGGATCATTCAGCAGGCCCGTGAAGGCCACCCTGGCCTCGGCGAAGCGGCACAGCTCGAAGAGTGCCAGGGCCTTCTCGTAGGCGGCCTCGTGGTTGTTGGGCTCGCGCGCCAGGACGAGCGAGGCCCGCTGGAGCGCCTCGGAGGCCTGCCCCAAATCGTTCATCGCCATGGCGGCCACCAGGGCGAAGCGGGGCAGCATCTCCGGGGACACGTCGGGCTGGGACAGGCCACGCTCGGCGTAGAGGGCGCCCAGCTCGTCGTACTCACGGCTGGAGGGCATTTGCACGGCGTAGAGGTGCGCCGCGCCGAGCAGCGCGTCCGGGTGTTCGGGATCGATGGCCAGCGCCCGCGCATAGGCCACCTGCGCCTCCGTCGTGCGGCCGAGGGCGCCCAGGGCCTCGCCACGCGCGGCATGGGCGGAGGCCGAGTCGGGCTCCAGGGCCGAGGCCTGGGCGGCGCAGGAGAGGGCCTCCGGGAACTTGCCCGCGTCGAGGTAGTCCAACGCGGCGTCGAGCGGATTGGACCCGCCCGACTTGCAGGGGAGGAGCGGTTCGGGCACGGGAGCGGCGACGGGCGCGGCGGGCCCGGGCGCGGACGCGGTGACGGCCACGGTGCCCGCATCGGGGGCGGCCGGGGCGGCCGGCGGAGAGGTCCGCTGACAGGCACCGAGGAGAAGCAGACAGAGGGCGAACGGACCGCGCCGGGACATGGGGAGCGCAGGCTACGGCATCGCCCGAACCACGGGAAGGTGTCAGGTGCCTGCTCGCCCGGTCTTGCATTCCGACCGACAACTGGCCCGAGACGACGGGGCCCGCCATCGCCGCGTGGCGAGGACGGGCCCCGGGGTGCGTCTCGGTCCCCGCCTCACATCTCCGAGGCCGTGCACGCCTCCTGGCCGCCGTTCGTCCGATCATGCCGGCACGTGTGCAGGGTGCGCGGCACGGGCAGCTCGTAGACGTACTGCAGCACGTCCGTGTCGGAGGAGACCTGCGTCTCGGTGGCCTGCGACTTGCCGGGCTCGACGAAGAGGGTGCTGTACTTCACCTGCCCCGTCTTCGACACCTGGATGGCCGTGGCGGGCTCGGGCGGAGGCGCCAGCACCGAGCGCGTCTGGTAGCGCGCGTACCCGTCCTTGCCGAGGAAGCCCGCGGCGCAGTTGGGGGCACCGGTGATGAAGTCCGCCTGGTGCAGGCGCGCCAGGTTGTTGCTGGAGCCCGCGCAGGCCGTGGTGGTGGTGGAGGTGGTGGGCGCCGGGTACATGGAGTTCCACATCGAGCAGCTCGCCAGCACCGCCGCGCCGCCGGCCGTCTTGTGCTGCAGACCCTCGTACTCGTAGAACCAGCCGGAGTCGTCCTCGCCCGCCACCAGCTTCGAGCTGGAGCACGTCTTTCCAGCCGCGCACTCGCACGTCCCGCTGGCGTCGCACTCGACGTTCGTCACGTCGACGAGGCTGCCACTGCCGGTGCCGCCGGTATCGGTCAGCCGCCGTCCATCGTAGTCCCTGGCCAGGTTCTTCGAGGTGGGCGTCGCCGACAGGCTCTCGTCGAACATGCGCTCCGCTTTGCCGCCATAGGCCCAGAGGCCGTAGAAGCGGTTCTTGCCGAGCGAGCCCGACGTGGAGGAGGCGCTCAGGTCCAGGTCGTTCATGTTCAGCGTGTTGCCCGGGTCGCGCACGCGGCAGTCGAAGACACCCGCCGAGTTCTGACCGCACTCCACCTTCGTCCGGGCGAACTCGTAGTTGACCGTTCCGCCGCCGCTGGGCTTGGGGCACGTGTTCGCGTTGCGGGACTCGAACTCGGCGGTGAGGTAGTCCAGGTCTCCCGCCGTGCTGCAGAAGTTGGAGGAGGAGCTCGCCGCGCTGGAGAAGGGCGTGAAGCGGCCCTGCGAGTAGAGCCGATCCGCCCACTCGTTGCTCATCCGCTGGTAGTCCGAGCCATTGCGCGTCAGCTTGTAGGTGGCCTGGACCTGGCCGCACCCCAGCTTGGAGCACGCCTGCGGATTGTCGAAGCGGCAGGTGCCCGCACCGGTCTCGAGCAGCGAGTAGCGGTTGCCCGAGCCCACGAAGGCGCGCAGGGCCTGGTTCCCCGGCTGCACCGCCAGCGAGGACAGGTAGTAGATGGGCGAGCGGTTGCGGATGCTCCGCGCATCGGAGACGGCCGCACCCTCCCGGTCCATCGAGAAGGAGCGCGCGCCGCTCCAGTTGCCGATGAGCCGGGTGGAGGTGTCGAGCACGCCCGGCTGGAAGAAGCGCAGCGTCCAGAGCTGGCCACCCAGGTCTCCCACCACGGCGGTGTCGAAGAAGCCGTCGAAGCGCGGCTTGTCGTTGGCGCCGTAGTCCGCCATGGCCGCCGGCGCCACGAAGCCATACGTCATGAACTTCCGAGGCTCATCCGTGCTGCCGGAGGCGCTCTCCGAGAACTCCCACTTCCACAGCAGGTTGTCGTTGCGGCCGTTCACGGCGCCGTTCCACACGTCCACCATGTACATGCCGCGGCCCTTCTCGCCGCCGGGAGACCACCCACCGGACAGCATCGCCACCCAGCGCTCGGCGCTCGACGGGCCCTCCTCACCGTGCCGCTTCTGCCCGTTGGAGGTGCTCAGCAACACGGGGCCGATGGGCGGCGCCTTGGGGCTGAGGCTGAAGAGCGTCTTGCCGAAGCGCAGCGCCTCGTCCGTGCACGGCTGCGGGAACATCCAGCGGAAGCCGGGCTGCGACTTCACGGTGGTCGTCGTATTGCCGCTCGCGTTCCACAGCACCTCCAGGGCGAAGTAGTGCGTGCCACCGCGGCCCTCGGCCACCACGGCCACCGTGTGGTACTCGTCCCAGGACTTGCGGCCATCCCCGTTGTCGTCCGCCCAGATGTCGCGGACCATGATGTCGCCGTCGACGAAGTAGGAGTGGCCCTGCAGCATCTCCTGCAACCGCGGCAGCATGTCCGCCGGGATGAAGGCCCACCGCTCCAGGCCGCCTCCGGTCGCGTTGCTCGGGTAGTTCACGTCACACGTCGAGCTGTCCTCCTGGCCCTGCCCGTCGCTGAAGGCGTGCAGCATGCCGTCGTTGGCGCCCACCAGGATGAGCCGCTCGCGCTTGCGGTTGATGAACTGGTAGGCCTCGTAGGCATCCCGCTGCAGGGGCGTGGCGATGTTGCAGGCGGTGGGCAGATCGCTGCGCAGGTCCATCGGCGTGGACTCCACGCCGGTCTTCTGCTTGGTGGCGTAGAGGGTGCGCACGCACTGCGTGGTCACGCCGAGGTCGCACAGGAACTTGTCTGCCGGAGGATCCACCACCATGGGCGAGGAGTGGAAGATGTCGCCCAGCACGGACGGCCGGGTGTCATCGCGCTTGTTGTTGCCGTTCTCGTCGAAGATGTCCTGGCCGCGCACGTACTGGACGATCAGCGCCGTGCACAGCAGATCATACGAGTCCTGGGTCGTCAGGGAGCTCGGCAGCCCCGTGAGGCCCGCGGCGACCATGAGCGGCGCGGCCTTGAGGGCCAGGTCCGTATACGCCGGCATCTGCATCCGGCTCAGGATGAGGCCCGGCTTGTAGGTGGTCCCCAGGCCACTGGGGCACAGCGGATCCCCACTCACGGCCAGGTACTGGCGCAGCGTGGAGATGTTGGCGAGCTTGAAGGCGACGAGCCCGTCCTTCTGCGTCAGCAGTCCGTCCTTCGTCCCGCCGCTCGCCGAGCCGTTGTCCGTCACCGTCCAGATGTTGCGGCTGGCATGACCGAGCTTCTCGAGCTCGCTGCTCGCCTCCCAGTAGGGCACGGCGGGACCGCCGAAGAGCGGCGTGCCGTTGGTGCCGCCCGTCTCGGACAGCAGCTTGCGGTACTCGCTCGAGGAGTCCTCCGAGACGATGCTCCCCTCCTTGTCGACGAGGAAGATGTCGTTGCGGTCGCCGTCGGCGTTCTTGTCCTGGTCCTCGACGAACTCGTTGAACTGCTCGTAGCGGTACAGCTTGCCCGCCCAGGTGTTGTCCTTGGCCGGCATCATGCGCGGGACGATGGCCGTGAGCGCCGCGTCCTGCGTCTGCAGGGTGCTGACGGCCGCCGTGGAGAAGGCGGTGTTGCGCGCGTTGATGTCATCCAGGATGGTGAGCATCACGCGCTTGAGCTCGCTGGTGCTGCGGGCCGCGAAGAACTTGCCGCCACCCAGCCGCGCCGTCTCTTGCAGCAGCTTGCTGTCCGTCACGTCCTCGGAGAAGCCGATGGTGTACGTGGCCACGCGCTGCTGGCCCGACATGTCGAAGCGCAGATCCTTGTTCCACAGGAACTTGGCCACCTTGTGCAGCTGGCTGTCCGAGCAGCCATCGCACGGCGTGTTATCGCTGGTGATGGCGGACGGGAGGGGAACCACCTTCTGCTCGCTGGAGGGCTCGCCGTCCGTCAGCAGGATGACGGCGTTGAAGCCGCACTCGAAGCAGACGCCATCCGCCGCGGTGAAGTTGGAGCTCGTCGGGTGGCTGCCCAGGTAGGAGGAGAAGGGCGTGGGGGAGGCCTTGGACTGGAAGAGGTAGCCCGCCGCGTAGAGCGCATCCGCCAGCGGCGTGTTGCAGTCATCCCAGTCGAGGCCGTTGCTGTTGTTGGTGTTGACGTTGGTGAGGTCGTTGAGCACCGAGTTGCGGTTGTTCTCCACCGAGCTGTTGTCCAGCGGGTAGGACTTGGCGCACGTCGGGCCCATGGGCTGCTGGATGCAGAGACACTGGGCGTTGGTGCCCTGCTTCTTGCCCCAGCACGTCTTGGCGGCGCGGGTCTGGAAGCCCATCACGCCGAAGCGCACCTCGCGCAGGTCGTGGATGACGTCGGCCATCACCTTCACGGCGCCCGAGTCACGCGGCGCGTAGAAGTTGAGGAAGTTGCCCTTCACCCGCCGCGTGGAGGCGTCGTGGATGTAGTAGCCCTGCGTGTCGAGGCACGTCTGACAGGTGTTCTGGTCCTTGGCGCCGATGGCGGTGATGGACTTGCACGCGTCGGCCGCCGTCGACCAGCTGGAGGTGTTCTGCGGGGCATTGCCGAAGATGACGCCGTACCCCTTGGTGGGCGCCTCGTAATACTTGGTGTTGGCGAACCAGTCGTTGGACTGGCTGCTGATGCCCGTCCACATCCGGTCGTACGGGGTGTCCTTGTTGTAGCCCAGCCCGTTGAGGAAGGAGTCCGAGCAGCCTCGCGGGGTGGTGGGCCAGTCCTTCGGCCAGGCATGCATCGACGAGGAGGTGTCGATGATGAAGAGGATGTTGGGAGGCCCACCCGGGCGCGAGAAGAACTTCTCGTCGCCGCCTCGGGTCGGGTTCATCAACGCGTCCAGCCGGGACGTGGTCGGCATGCAGCAGGCCGCCTGATCGATGGCGGCCGCCGTGTCCGCCCGCAACAACACCACCAGGAGGGCAACGAAGCTGAGCGTCAGCTTGCGGAACATGGCGCCTATCCTCACAGACCGTACCGGAAGAGGAACTCGACCTCGGACTCACGGCCCGAGGTCTCCTTGCACTTGACGACCACGCGGTAGTACTGGCCGCCCATGAAACCGCCCGAGGCGGGAACGGTATTGGCGATGTCGCGCACCTGGCGGCCGGACGCGCCCATCAGCACCGGATCCACGCCCACCACCGTGGCCTGCGCGGTGGTGTCCGTCTTCGAGGCGGAGTAGTGGCCGGTCATGATCCGCGTGCGCGCGTTCGGATCCGGATCATCGATGAGCTTCGTATCGAGGATCTGCAGCTCGCTGGTCGCGCGGAACAGCTTCAGGCGCGAGAGCAGGTGGCGGCGTGCCGCGTCAGCACACGCTCCGACCCGGTCTCCCCGCAGCTTCTCCGACGAGGCCTCGCGGTTGTAGTTGGTGAACTGGATGGCCCCCCCCACCAGCAGCAGCAGCACCGCCATGGCGATGACGGTCAGCATGAGGGCGTTGCCGCGCGGAGCCCTCTTCTTGAGGTGCATGGTGGATCAGCCTCCCCACACGTTGAGTCCGGAGGATTCATCACCCACCGGAGGATTGAAGGTCGAGCGCGACAGCATGTTGGGAACACGCACCGTCGTGGTCATGTTGGTCCGGTAGTAGCCGTCCGCCGGTCCCATCTCGCCCGAGTCCTCCAGGTCCTCGCGCTCGTAGGCGCGGCGCCCATTGGGCTCGGGGCTCGTCGAACGCATGCCGATGCTCAGGCGCACGGCGCGGATGTTGGCGGGGTGCCGGTTGTAGCGGGCCGGATCCTCGTAGGGCACCTTGAAGAGGGGCTCCGGCTCGGCCTCCGGATCCGGGATGCGGTCCGTGTCCGCGCTGCCAATGTCCCCCAGCACCCAGTTGGCCACCGGAGAGCTGAAGTCCACGGGCTGCACCGCCGCGTTGGGACTGTCCGGAGCCGGCCGGTTCATCACATACGCCACCTGGAAGGACTCCACGTCCGCGGCCAGCGGCACGGCGCTGGACATGTCCAGCTCGTCCAGGCCTTGGAAGGCCATCAGGAAGGGGCGGCCCTCCAGGTCCATGATGCGGATGCGCAGCTCGTGGATCAGCATGAGGTAGGGGGCGTTGTTCCCCTCCCTGGCCAGGCACGGGGCGTTGAGCGGCGCGGACGACAGGTGCTCGTCCAGGGTGAAGTTGGCGGACGTGTTGCTCTCTCCCGACACCCCCGCCTCGCCCACCCTCAGCACCACGTAGTCCTTGCCCCCCACGCACGACACGAGGAGCCGCTGGCCCTTGGTGAAGCTCATGCCGAACGTGCTCTTGGGGTCCTCCAGCACGACGGTGGCGCCCGCGAGGTGTCCCCGGCGCATCCACGCCGCGTCCCGGTAGCGGAAGGCCAGGTCATCCGTGACGGACTGGGGGACGGAGCCGCCGAACACCAGGGAGTAGTTGGACTTGGCGCCCGCCGGGAGCGCATCTCCGTCGAAGTCGAAGGCGAAGCGCGGATCCACGCCATAGCCCGCCAGGCGCAGCCGCTGCTCGATGAAGTTCGTCGCCGTGCGCAACCCCTCCACCGCCACCTTGACGCGCGACTCGCGCTGGAAGGCACCCTGCACCCCCACGAAGGCGGTGGCCACGGCCGCGAGGATGATCGTCGTCGTCGCCGCTCCCACCAGGAGCTCGACGAGCGTGAAGCCGCGCGGTGCGTGGGTCAGGGGGGAATTCGAATGGGCCATTGTTGACCGATCAGATCTCGACGTTGGTCTCGTTCCCGAAGGGACCGGAGTCGTAGAAGCTCACGTACTGCCGGACGTACCGGCGCTGGGCCAACTCCGTCCACGACACCACGATGATGACCTGGTGGATGGGCACGCCCGTGACCTCGTCCGGCTTCTCGATCATCGCCAGCACGCGCCGGTAGCGGCCGAAGTCCGCCTCCGCGTAGCCGGGCAGCAGCCGGTTGGCGCCCGTGGCCGAGCGCTCATAGGCGTCCAGGTCGAAGATGCAGTGGACGGACCAGACCTCGCCGGTGGCGGGCTTCAGCTTCTCCAGACCGTCGGTGAGCTCGGCCACCTCCGCGCCGGGAGCGCAGGCCGCGCCGGACAGCAGGCCGTCATACCCCGGCACGCCGATCACCCGATCCCGCCCCAGCGTGTCCAGCGCCCCGCGCACCTGCGAGGCGATGCCCGAGGCGCGGGTCGCCAGGTTGGCGCTCGAGTTCTGCCGGCTGGCCACGATGAGTCCCTGGAACACGCCCATCAACCCGATGAGCAGCACCACCGAGGCGGTCATTCCCTCGATCAGGGACACGCCACGCTGGGCGGCGCGGGGGCTGCGGACACGGCGGCGGGAAGTGGAGTCCACGGCGGTTCCTCCGTTCTAGGTCTTGTCCGGTGAGAAGGTGGCCATGTAGCCAGAGGGGCCCGAGATGGCGAACAGGTACTGGCCCTGGCCCTCCACGCCGCTGAAGGTCAGCGACTGGTTGTTGGTGGAGATCCACCGGCCCAGGCCATCCGCGAAGTGCGCGCTCCCATCCGGGTAGAAACCGATGGCGCCGCTCGGGCTGCCGGTGTCCGCGCAGAAGCTGCACGTGCGCACCTCGAGCCCCGTGAAGGGCGCGCCGTACAGGTCCGTGCGCCCGGGCGTCAGCGCCCCGAAGCGCACGCTCTGGCTGTAGTCGTCCAGGTAGTAGATCGCCGACACGGTGCCGGTGTTGCCCTTCACGTCCACCTTGAACGGCAGCGAGAAGAGCCGGACCGGGTTGCGCGCGTAGAGACTGTTGCGATCCTCCACCACCACGAACGCGCCGTTGCCAGCGCTCAGCGTCCCGCGGCCACCCTTCGGGTAGAAGACGACCCAGACCGGGTAGCCCGCCGACGAGGCCCGCGTGCGCGCCGTGCTCAGCACGCCCTGAAGATCGAACGCGGCGTTCTGCAGCGCCCCACGCCGCCCCACCGAGTCGTAGGCCACCATGGCCAGCATGGACAGCACGCCGATGATGGCCACCACCACCATGACCTCGATGAGGGTGAAGCCTCCCTGGCGCTGCTCCCTCTTCGCTGGATTTGCAAGGTAGCTCATGCCGCCATCTCTTAATGGGAGAACACGGTACTCCGGTTTACAAGAAAAGCAAACTATTCCCGGCCCATCAAAAGACCGGAAGCCGACACCGCCGCTGAAGGAATGGGTCCCAAGCTCCGGACCTGGGCCCGGTGCTGGGAAAATCACAAAAAATTCCGACGCCGTCGATTGACGGACGAACCAGCGCCCGGCCGCA
This is a stretch of genomic DNA from Archangium violaceum. It encodes these proteins:
- a CDS encoding metallopeptidase family protein translates to MSRRGPFALCLLLLGACQRTSPPAAPAAPDAGTVAVTASAPGPAAPVAAPVPEPLLPCKSGGSNPLDAALDYLDAGKFPEALSCAAQASALEPDSASAHAARGEALGALGRTTEAQVAYARALAIDPEHPDALLGAAHLYAVQMPSSREYDELGALYAERGLSQPDVSPEMLPRFALVAAMAMNDLGQASEALQRASLVLAREPNNHEAAYEKALALFELCRFAEARVAFTGLLNDPERGAHAHYHLGLLMEREGKWKQAQVHFDKAHALSPQDFPVPPMPSAAEFREDVARAVAALPEDMRKDLSGVPVRAEELPASEDLLSGEPPLSPAILGLFRGPPLGEPCDGSETPCRSVALYRLNLARAVRSREELREQIKVTLLHEVGHLRGEDDQELAARGLE
- a CDS encoding pilus assembly protein, with the protein product MFRKLTLSFVALLVVLLRADTAAAIDQAACCMPTTSRLDALMNPTRGGDEKFFSRPGGPPNILFIIDTSSSMHAWPKDWPTTPRGCSDSFLNGLGYNKDTPYDRMWTGISSQSNDWFANTKYYEAPTKGYGVIFGNAPQNTSSWSTAADACKSITAIGAKDQNTCQTCLDTQGYYIHDASTRRVKGNFLNFYAPRDSGAVKVMADVIHDLREVRFGVMGFQTRAAKTCWGKKQGTNAQCLCIQQPMGPTCAKSYPLDNSSVENNRNSVLNDLTNVNTNNSNGLDWDDCNTPLADALYAAGYLFQSKASPTPFSSYLGSHPTSSNFTAADGVCFECGFNAVILLTDGEPSSEQKVVPLPSAITSDNTPCDGCSDSQLHKVAKFLWNKDLRFDMSGQQRVATYTIGFSEDVTDSKLLQETARLGGGKFFAARSTSELKRVMLTILDDINARNTAFSTAAVSTLQTQDAALTAIVPRMMPAKDNTWAGKLYRYEQFNEFVEDQDKNADGDRNDIFLVDKEGSIVSEDSSSEYRKLLSETGGTNGTPLFGGPAVPYWEASSELEKLGHASRNIWTVTDNGSASGGTKDGLLTQKDGLVAFKLANISTLRQYLAVSGDPLCPSGLGTTYKPGLILSRMQMPAYTDLALKAAPLMVAAGLTGLPSSLTTQDSYDLLCTALIVQYVRGQDIFDENGNNKRDDTRPSVLGDIFHSSPMVVDPPADKFLCDLGVTTQCVRTLYATKQKTGVESTPMDLRSDLPTACNIATPLQRDAYEAYQFINRKRERLILVGANDGMLHAFSDGQGQEDSSTCDVNYPSNATGGGLERWAFIPADMLPRLQEMLQGHSYFVDGDIMVRDIWADDNGDGRKSWDEYHTVAVVAEGRGGTHYFALEVLWNASGNTTTTVKSQPGFRWMFPQPCTDEALRFGKTLFSLSPKAPPIGPVLLSTSNGQKRHGEEGPSSAERWVAMLSGGWSPGGEKGRGMYMVDVWNGAVNGRNDNLLWKWEFSESASGSTDEPRKFMTYGFVAPAAMADYGANDKPRFDGFFDTAVVGDLGGQLWTLRFFQPGVLDTSTRLIGNWSGARSFSMDREGAAVSDARSIRNRSPIYYLSSLAVQPGNQALRAFVGSGNRYSLLETGAGTCRFDNPQACSKLGCGQVQATYKLTRNGSDYQRMSNEWADRLYSQGRFTPFSSAASSSSNFCSTAGDLDYLTAEFESRNANTCPKPSGGGTVNYEFARTKVECGQNSAGVFDCRVRDPGNTLNMNDLDLSASSTSGSLGKNRFYGLWAYGGKAERMFDESLSATPTSKNLARDYDGRRLTDTGGTGSGSLVDVTNVECDASGTCECAAGKTCSSSKLVAGEDDSGWFYEYEGLQHKTAGGAAVLASCSMWNSMYPAPTTSTTTTACAGSSNNLARLHQADFITGAPNCAAGFLGKDGYARYQTRSVLAPPPEPATAIQVSKTGQVKYSTLFVEPGKSQATETQVSSDTDVLQYVYELPVPRTLHTCRHDRTNGGQEACTASEM
- a CDS encoding prepilin-type N-terminal cleavage/methylation domain-containing protein, with amino-acid sequence MAHSNSPLTHAPRGFTLVELLVGAATTTIILAAVATAFVGVQGAFQRESRVKVAVEGLRTATNFIEQRLRLAGYGVDPRFAFDFDGDALPAGAKSNYSLVFGGSVPQSVTDDLAFRYRDAAWMRRGHLAGATVVLEDPKSTFGMSFTKGQRLLVSCVGGKDYVVLRVGEAGVSGESNTSANFTLDEHLSSAPLNAPCLAREGNNAPYLMLIHELRIRIMDLEGRPFLMAFQGLDELDMSSAVPLAADVESFQVAYVMNRPAPDSPNAAVQPVDFSSPVANWVLGDIGSADTDRIPDPEAEPEPLFKVPYEDPARYNRHPANIRAVRLSIGMRSTSPEPNGRRAYEREDLEDSGEMGPADGYYRTNMTTTVRVPNMLSRSTFNPPVGDESSGLNVWGG
- a CDS encoding type IV pilus modification PilV family protein, coding for MDSTSRRRVRSPRAAQRGVSLIEGMTASVVLLIGLMGVFQGLIVASRQNSSANLATRASGIASQVRGALDTLGRDRVIGVPGYDGLLSGAACAPGAEVAELTDGLEKLKPATGEVWSVHCIFDLDAYERSATGANRLLPGYAEADFGRYRRVLAMIEKPDEVTGVPIHQVIIVVSWTELAQRRYVRQYVSFYDSGPFGNETNVEI
- a CDS encoding prepilin-type N-terminal cleavage/methylation domain-containing protein, with the translated sequence MSYLANPAKREQRQGGFTLIEVMVVVAIIGVLSMLAMVAYDSVGRRGALQNAAFDLQGVLSTARTRASSAGYPVWVVFYPKGGRGTLSAGNGAFVVVEDRNSLYARNPVRLFSLPFKVDVKGNTGTVSAIYYLDDYSQSVRFGALTPGRTDLYGAPFTGLEVRTCSFCADTGSPSGAIGFYPDGSAHFADGLGRWISTNNQSLTFSGVEGQGQYLFAISGPSGYMATFSPDKT